In a genomic window of Macrobrachium nipponense isolate FS-2020 chromosome 10, ASM1510439v2, whole genome shotgun sequence:
- the LOC135223544 gene encoding uncharacterized protein LOC135223544 isoform X1, which produces MLRLNYRRFQEYVHLASPCFSRKISSSKSCLNRDNGEWVCKLGDDEKMFVYGHQAGYRHTVGHFTINSRKPISADIMRRALKHLHRKFPPYHIRIRERDGELWFFKSDGQVELDFKVREIGTPKYQAIDEVCRPFDEVNGPICRHEFIPADKNDPCLFPDLKTEYPYQYYLLDCPHHAVTDGFSNNMFTSQLLNIVRTLLAGIEWTDHSPVGEYISNEECLRMYEQCAKELLQNPEELTRVTNEVSRTNKKPLLFEAFPPPQAEIPRTRHIMTEFDETSVKKISGRCKERGITFGNVFQGITTTALVELVQEAGVRKDSYDISVLYSVDLRRYMKKQTKPILGLHVRKMSAAYSVDGNVRDQFWSNCTKIQLQNQELLKSKSIIKQGVVRQLHFPQTPPEDFFISKPEITADFQYNNMGNLGDLGNNEQIIFTNAGNYFQIHLSTYPFYHQLLTFKGRAISNFSYATDLVTDQTAVALVEKMKCLLKYFSE; this is translated from the exons ATGTTGAGGCTTAATTACAGGAGATTCCAAGAATATGTTCATCTTGCATCACCTTGTTTCTCTAGAAAAATTTCATCTTCAAAGAGCTGCCTCAACAG GGATAATGGCGAATGGGTTTGCAAACTGGGCGATGATGAAAAAATGTTCGTTTATGGACACCAAGCAGGGTATAGACACACGGTTGGGCATTTCACCATAAATTCCCGGAAGCCCATTTCTGCAGATATTATGAGACGTGCTCTGAAGCACTTGCACAG GAAATTCCCTCCTTATCACATCAGAATTAGAGAACGAGATGGTGAACTTTGGTTCTTCAAATCTGATGGCCAGGTTGAGCTTGATTTCAAG GTGCGTGAGATAGGAACACCGAAGTATCAAGCTATTGACGAGGTTTGTCGACCTTTTGATGAAGTGAATGGTCCAATATGCAGGCATGAATTTATTCCAGCTGATAAAAATGACCCTTGCTTGTTTCCTGACCTGAAGACGGAATACCCTTATCAGTATTATTTACTAGATTGTCCACACCATGCAGTTACTGATGGATTTTCGAATAATATGTTTACTAGTCAACTACTAAATATCGTTCGTACTCTCTTGGCGGGTATAGAATGGACTGATCACTCTCCAGTAGGTGAGTACATTTCCAATGAAGAATGTCTGCGTATGTACGAGCAATGTGCAAAAGAACTTCTTCAAAATCCCGAGGAGCTGACACGCGTTACGAATGAGGTTTCGAGAACAAACAAGAAGCCGCTCCTTTTCGAGGCCTTTCCTCCTCCGCAGGCAGAAATACCTCGTACCCGACATATTATGACGGAATTTGATGAAACATCTGTCAAGAAAATCTCGGGAAGGTGCAAGGAGAGAGGAATCACTTTTGGAAATGTCTTTCAAGGCATTACAACAACTGCCTTGGTAGAGTTGGTGCAAGAAGCTGGCGTGAGGAAAGATAGTTACGACATCAGCGTATTGTACAGTGTTGACCTGCGCCGTTACatgaagaaacaaaccaaacCGATTTTGGGACTACACGTAAGGAAAATGTCCGCAGCATATTCAGTCGATGGAAATGTCAGGGATCAGTTCTGGAGTAACTGCACTAAGATTCAATTGCAGAACCAAGAGCTCCTCAAAAGCAAGTCCATAATCAAGCAAGGAGTTGTTCGTCAATTACATTTTCCACAAACACCACCTGAGGATTTCTTCATCTCTAAGCCTGAGATAACAGCGGATTTTCAGTACAATAACATGGGGAATTTGGGAGACCTTGGCAACAATGAACAAATAATTTTTACAAATGCGGGAAATTACTTCCAAATACATCTTTCTACGTATCCATTTTATCATCAGCTGCTCACTTTTAAGGGAAGAGCGATAAGCAATTTCAGTTATGCTACGGATCTAGTGACGGATCAGACAGCTGTAGCTCTTGTCGAGAAAATGAAATGccttttaaaatatttcagtgaataa
- the LOC135223544 gene encoding uncharacterized protein LOC135223544 isoform X2, with translation MFVYGHQAGYRHTVGHFTINSRKPISADIMRRALKHLHRKFPPYHIRIRERDGELWFFKSDGQVELDFKVREIGTPKYQAIDEVCRPFDEVNGPICRHEFIPADKNDPCLFPDLKTEYPYQYYLLDCPHHAVTDGFSNNMFTSQLLNIVRTLLAGIEWTDHSPVGEYISNEECLRMYEQCAKELLQNPEELTRVTNEVSRTNKKPLLFEAFPPPQAEIPRTRHIMTEFDETSVKKISGRCKERGITFGNVFQGITTTALVELVQEAGVRKDSYDISVLYSVDLRRYMKKQTKPILGLHVRKMSAAYSVDGNVRDQFWSNCTKIQLQNQELLKSKSIIKQGVVRQLHFPQTPPEDFFISKPEITADFQYNNMGNLGDLGNNEQIIFTNAGNYFQIHLSTYPFYHQLLTFKGRAISNFSYATDLVTDQTAVALVEKMKCLLKYFSE, from the exons ATGTTCGTTTATGGACACCAAGCAGGGTATAGACACACGGTTGGGCATTTCACCATAAATTCCCGGAAGCCCATTTCTGCAGATATTATGAGACGTGCTCTGAAGCACTTGCACAG GAAATTCCCTCCTTATCACATCAGAATTAGAGAACGAGATGGTGAACTTTGGTTCTTCAAATCTGATGGCCAGGTTGAGCTTGATTTCAAG GTGCGTGAGATAGGAACACCGAAGTATCAAGCTATTGACGAGGTTTGTCGACCTTTTGATGAAGTGAATGGTCCAATATGCAGGCATGAATTTATTCCAGCTGATAAAAATGACCCTTGCTTGTTTCCTGACCTGAAGACGGAATACCCTTATCAGTATTATTTACTAGATTGTCCACACCATGCAGTTACTGATGGATTTTCGAATAATATGTTTACTAGTCAACTACTAAATATCGTTCGTACTCTCTTGGCGGGTATAGAATGGACTGATCACTCTCCAGTAGGTGAGTACATTTCCAATGAAGAATGTCTGCGTATGTACGAGCAATGTGCAAAAGAACTTCTTCAAAATCCCGAGGAGCTGACACGCGTTACGAATGAGGTTTCGAGAACAAACAAGAAGCCGCTCCTTTTCGAGGCCTTTCCTCCTCCGCAGGCAGAAATACCTCGTACCCGACATATTATGACGGAATTTGATGAAACATCTGTCAAGAAAATCTCGGGAAGGTGCAAGGAGAGAGGAATCACTTTTGGAAATGTCTTTCAAGGCATTACAACAACTGCCTTGGTAGAGTTGGTGCAAGAAGCTGGCGTGAGGAAAGATAGTTACGACATCAGCGTATTGTACAGTGTTGACCTGCGCCGTTACatgaagaaacaaaccaaacCGATTTTGGGACTACACGTAAGGAAAATGTCCGCAGCATATTCAGTCGATGGAAATGTCAGGGATCAGTTCTGGAGTAACTGCACTAAGATTCAATTGCAGAACCAAGAGCTCCTCAAAAGCAAGTCCATAATCAAGCAAGGAGTTGTTCGTCAATTACATTTTCCACAAACACCACCTGAGGATTTCTTCATCTCTAAGCCTGAGATAACAGCGGATTTTCAGTACAATAACATGGGGAATTTGGGAGACCTTGGCAACAATGAACAAATAATTTTTACAAATGCGGGAAATTACTTCCAAATACATCTTTCTACGTATCCATTTTATCATCAGCTGCTCACTTTTAAGGGAAGAGCGATAAGCAATTTCAGTTATGCTACGGATCTAGTGACGGATCAGACAGCTGTAGCTCTTGTCGAGAAAATGAAATGccttttaaaatatttcagtgaataa